In Arachis hypogaea cultivar Tifrunner chromosome 17, arahy.Tifrunner.gnm2.J5K5, whole genome shotgun sequence, a single window of DNA contains:
- the LOC112764533 gene encoding pentatricopeptide repeat-containing protein At4g17616 isoform X1, whose amino-acid sequence MVLPFTRYIPLHNRLVRKASTLQRFFPRHFNPILQKNSTSSSSDGERLPWERSTQAILLEKLKTALRNHQMHEGWESFQDFRTLYGYPEVQLLNQLIVQLSYSSNYSWTRKAFDLVLQVVKEENNSSLVHVDTLTKLALSLARLQMSTSAAVILRLMLDKGCVPPMHLLCLVFLHLVKTEIGAYITCNYLSQVCDFYICLKDKKTQSADVVKPDASIFCLVLDACVRFNLPLKGLLLIELMALTGTVVDAHTVVIVSQILEMNGLRDEIRELKDHIDSVSAAFIRLYRQFYDSLLSLHFKFNDIDAAAKLVFDMNRSHNRHGNKESRKDLQKPCSITIGSRNLRAGLKIHIEYELLQNDSVVKPEDRQDLIFYRGKKLVLSNRALAKFITGYKKDGRISELSKLLLSVQDELYSVAGSSLCSDAIGACIHFGWLESAHDILDDAEATGSPMDWDTYMLLLSAYCRRRMHRVANALLKQMTRIHLDNELDDDTIDKHFHCVETSDSLGKSNLVVTLVQILKDEDQIFPLVYEFNSSIHFFCMARMMEDALKVYRRMVEMNIQPTIQTFAYLLRGYSSLGMYREITILWGEIKRFMKGCGFLANRDLYELLLINFLRGGYFELVMDVIGHMRDQNMYADKLMYKVEFLRLHKNLYKSLKASDARTEAQLKRLEHVQEFRKWVGIV is encoded by the coding sequence ATGGTTCTTCCTTTCACAAGATACATTCCATTGCACAACCGTTTGGTCAGAAAGGCTTCAACTTTGCAGAGATTTTTCCCTAGGCATTTCAATCCCATTTTGCAAAAAAATTCCACTTCTAGTAGTAGTGACGGTGAAAGATTACCATGGGAACGTTCTACCCAAGCAATTCTACTAGAGAAGCTCAAAACTGCTTTGAGAAACCATCAGATGCATGAAGGATGGGAATCCTTTCAGGATTTTAGGACACTGTATGGGTACCCTGAGGTTCAGTTGCTAAACCAGCTTATTGTTCAACTGTCTTATTCATCTAATTATTCTTGGACGAGAAAAGCTTTTGATTTGGTTTTGCAGGTGGTTAAAGAGGAGAATAATTCTAGTTTGGTTCATGTTGATACGTTAACCAAACTTGCACTTTCTTTGGCAAGGTTGCAAATGTCAACCTCTGCAGCGGTGATTCTTAGATTGATGCTGGATAAGGGGTGTGTGCCTCCTATGCATTTGTTGTGCTTGGTCTTCTTGCACCTTGTGAAAACAGAGATTGGAGCATATATTACATGTAATTATTTGTCTCAAGTTTGTGACTTTTACATTTGCTTGAAGGATAAAAAGACTCAATCTGCGGATGTGGTTAAGCCAGATGCATCGATCTTTTGCCTTGTTCTTGATGCTTGTGTGAGGTTTAATTTACCCTTGAAGGGCTTGTTGCTGATTGAATTAATGGCACTAACTGGGACAGTGGTTGATGCACACACAGTTGTAATAGTTTCACAGATTCTAGAGATGAATGGTTTAAGAGATGAAATAAGGGAACTAAAAGATCACATTGATAGTGTGTCAGCTGCTTTCATTCGCCTCTATCGACAATTCTATGATAGTTTGTTGAGCTTGCACTTCAAATTTAATGACATTGATGCTGCTGCTAAGCTTGTTTTTGATATGAATAGGTCACATAATCGTCATGGTAATAAAGAAAGTAGGAAAGATCTTCAAAAGCCTTGCTCTATTACAATTGGATCGCGTAACCTTAGGGCTGGGTTAAAGATACATATTGAGTATGAGCTGCTGCAGAACGATTCTGTCGTTAAACCTGAAGATAGACAAGACCTGATCTTTTATAGAGGTAAAAAACTTGTTCTCAGCAACAGAGCACTGGCAAAATTCATTACTGGTTACAAGAAAGATGGGAGGATTAGTGAACTTTCAAAGCTTTTACTTAGCGTTCAAGATGAACTATATTCAGTAGCTGGATCTAGTTTGTGTTCTGATGCAATTGGTGCTTGCATTCACTTTGGATGGCTTGAATCTGCTCATGACATTTTGGATGATGCAGAGGCTACTGGATCTCCAATGGACTGGGATACATATATGTTACTCTTGTCAGCATATTGTAGGCGTAGAATGCATAGAGTAGCAAATGCACTACTAAAACAAATGACAAGGATTCATTTGGATAATGAATTGGATGATGATACTATCGACAAACACTTTCACTGTGTGGAAACATCAGATTCACTTGGTAAATCGAATTTGGTCGTAACCTTGGTTCAAATATTGAAAGATGAAGATCAGATTTTTCCTTTGGTGTATGAGTTTAATTCTTCCATCCACTTCTTTTGCATGGCGAGAATGATGGAAGATGCACTAAAGGTATATAGAAGAATGGTTGAAATGAACATTCAGCCCACTATTCAGACTTTTGCTTATCTGCTACGTGGATattcatctcttggtatgtatcgcGAGATCACAATCTTGTGGGGAGAGATTAAGAGATTCATGAAGGGTTGTGGTTTTCTGGCAAATAGAGATCTATACGAGTTACTACTAATAAACTTTCTTCGCGGTGGATACTTTGAGCTAGTGATGGATGTCATTGGCCATATGAGAGATCAAAACATGTATGCTGATAAGTTGATGTACAAAGTTGAGTTCTTAAGGCTTCACAAAAATCTTTATAAGAGTTTAAAAGCGTCAGATGCAAGAACAGAAGCACAACTCAAAAGGCTTGAGCATGTTCAGGAGTTCAGGAAATGGGTGGGTATAGTTTGA
- the LOC112764112 gene encoding CLP protease regulatory subunit CLPX1, mitochondrial has product MFHMNGVKLHFTESALRSIARKAISKNTGARGLRSILESVLVDAMYEIPDTRTGDDIIEAVVVDEGAVGGEERGKGAKILYGKGALERYLLAQKNISETTEAPAGEHEAEAELPSIVASM; this is encoded by the exons ATGTTCCACATGAATGGA GTAAAGCTGCATTTTACAGAAAGCGCTCTGAGATCAATTGCTAGAAAAGCAATATCTAAAAACACCGGTGCTCGGGGCTTACGATCAATATTGGAGAGTGTGCTGGTAGATGCCATGTACGAG ATCCCCGATACAAGAACAGGAGATGATATTATAGAGGCTGTTGTTGTTGATGAAGGGGCTGTTGGTGGTGAGGAGCGTGGGAAAGGGGCCAAGATCCTTTATGGCAAAGGTGCATTGGAGCGTTATCTTTTAGCTCAAAAGAATATTTCAGAG ACCACAGAGGCACCAGCCGGAGAGCATGAAGCAGAGGCGGAACTTCCTTCCATTGTTGCAAGCATGTAA
- the LOC112764533 gene encoding pentatricopeptide repeat-containing protein At4g17616 isoform X2, which translates to MVLPFTRYIPLHNRLVRKASTLQRFFPRHFNPILQKNSTSSSSDGERLPWERSTQAILLEKLKTALRNHQMHEGWESFQDFRTLYGYPEVVKEENNSSLVHVDTLTKLALSLARLQMSTSAAVILRLMLDKGCVPPMHLLCLVFLHLVKTEIGAYITCNYLSQVCDFYICLKDKKTQSADVVKPDASIFCLVLDACVRFNLPLKGLLLIELMALTGTVVDAHTVVIVSQILEMNGLRDEIRELKDHIDSVSAAFIRLYRQFYDSLLSLHFKFNDIDAAAKLVFDMNRSHNRHGNKESRKDLQKPCSITIGSRNLRAGLKIHIEYELLQNDSVVKPEDRQDLIFYRGKKLVLSNRALAKFITGYKKDGRISELSKLLLSVQDELYSVAGSSLCSDAIGACIHFGWLESAHDILDDAEATGSPMDWDTYMLLLSAYCRRRMHRVANALLKQMTRIHLDNELDDDTIDKHFHCVETSDSLGKSNLVVTLVQILKDEDQIFPLVYEFNSSIHFFCMARMMEDALKVYRRMVEMNIQPTIQTFAYLLRGYSSLGMYREITILWGEIKRFMKGCGFLANRDLYELLLINFLRGGYFELVMDVIGHMRDQNMYADKLMYKVEFLRLHKNLYKSLKASDARTEAQLKRLEHVQEFRKWVGIV; encoded by the exons ATGGTTCTTCCTTTCACAAGATACATTCCATTGCACAACCGTTTGGTCAGAAAGGCTTCAACTTTGCAGAGATTTTTCCCTAGGCATTTCAATCCCATTTTGCAAAAAAATTCCACTTCTAGTAGTAGTGACGGTGAAAGATTACCATGGGAACGTTCTACCCAAGCAATTCTACTAGAGAAGCTCAAAACTGCTTTGAGAAACCATCAGATGCATGAAGGATGGGAATCCTTTCAGGATTTTAGGACACTGTATGGGTACCCTGAG GTGGTTAAAGAGGAGAATAATTCTAGTTTGGTTCATGTTGATACGTTAACCAAACTTGCACTTTCTTTGGCAAGGTTGCAAATGTCAACCTCTGCAGCGGTGATTCTTAGATTGATGCTGGATAAGGGGTGTGTGCCTCCTATGCATTTGTTGTGCTTGGTCTTCTTGCACCTTGTGAAAACAGAGATTGGAGCATATATTACATGTAATTATTTGTCTCAAGTTTGTGACTTTTACATTTGCTTGAAGGATAAAAAGACTCAATCTGCGGATGTGGTTAAGCCAGATGCATCGATCTTTTGCCTTGTTCTTGATGCTTGTGTGAGGTTTAATTTACCCTTGAAGGGCTTGTTGCTGATTGAATTAATGGCACTAACTGGGACAGTGGTTGATGCACACACAGTTGTAATAGTTTCACAGATTCTAGAGATGAATGGTTTAAGAGATGAAATAAGGGAACTAAAAGATCACATTGATAGTGTGTCAGCTGCTTTCATTCGCCTCTATCGACAATTCTATGATAGTTTGTTGAGCTTGCACTTCAAATTTAATGACATTGATGCTGCTGCTAAGCTTGTTTTTGATATGAATAGGTCACATAATCGTCATGGTAATAAAGAAAGTAGGAAAGATCTTCAAAAGCCTTGCTCTATTACAATTGGATCGCGTAACCTTAGGGCTGGGTTAAAGATACATATTGAGTATGAGCTGCTGCAGAACGATTCTGTCGTTAAACCTGAAGATAGACAAGACCTGATCTTTTATAGAGGTAAAAAACTTGTTCTCAGCAACAGAGCACTGGCAAAATTCATTACTGGTTACAAGAAAGATGGGAGGATTAGTGAACTTTCAAAGCTTTTACTTAGCGTTCAAGATGAACTATATTCAGTAGCTGGATCTAGTTTGTGTTCTGATGCAATTGGTGCTTGCATTCACTTTGGATGGCTTGAATCTGCTCATGACATTTTGGATGATGCAGAGGCTACTGGATCTCCAATGGACTGGGATACATATATGTTACTCTTGTCAGCATATTGTAGGCGTAGAATGCATAGAGTAGCAAATGCACTACTAAAACAAATGACAAGGATTCATTTGGATAATGAATTGGATGATGATACTATCGACAAACACTTTCACTGTGTGGAAACATCAGATTCACTTGGTAAATCGAATTTGGTCGTAACCTTGGTTCAAATATTGAAAGATGAAGATCAGATTTTTCCTTTGGTGTATGAGTTTAATTCTTCCATCCACTTCTTTTGCATGGCGAGAATGATGGAAGATGCACTAAAGGTATATAGAAGAATGGTTGAAATGAACATTCAGCCCACTATTCAGACTTTTGCTTATCTGCTACGTGGATattcatctcttggtatgtatcgcGAGATCACAATCTTGTGGGGAGAGATTAAGAGATTCATGAAGGGTTGTGGTTTTCTGGCAAATAGAGATCTATACGAGTTACTACTAATAAACTTTCTTCGCGGTGGATACTTTGAGCTAGTGATGGATGTCATTGGCCATATGAGAGATCAAAACATGTATGCTGATAAGTTGATGTACAAAGTTGAGTTCTTAAGGCTTCACAAAAATCTTTATAAGAGTTTAAAAGCGTCAGATGCAAGAACAGAAGCACAACTCAAAAGGCTTGAGCATGTTCAGGAGTTCAGGAAATGGGTGGGTATAGTTTGA